CAGAACCAGCTTTAGAAATCTCAAAGTCTCTGATTTTCTGCTGGTTaccaaatttgaaaaacatattCCCTCCAAGTCCACCTCCATCTGTCGGACCACCAGCAGCAGCTTCATCGGAGTTCCCCCCTTTCACCCAAGTAGTGTTTGGACCTGATAGGAATCTCTCCAACTCTTTTGAGAACAAACACCACCCAAACCGGTTTGAACTTGTAGGTACCATAACACAACCACGGCGAGCTTCACCATAATATATAGCTATCTCCACAAAGATTCCAGCCTTATTCAACCGTCCCCGAAATTCAAACAACTTATTGTTTTCTCTATGCCATTTGCATAAAACATCTGTTCCTGGAACCCAATCACGGATATCAGCAAAACATGAGAGAAACCATTCCAATCCTTTATGACTCAACCAAACAGAACTTTTAAAAGCCCGATGGCTTTCGTGTACAGCATAAGAATCTGCCCGCCCGTTatcaaaagagaaggaaaaggtTTTGGAGGCAATGTGAAAGGAGCCAAAACTGCCCTCTTTGCCCTTAGGAGATTTAAGAGCTGAGAAAGGGAAGGGCAAAAAGTTAGGTAGGGGTGTGGGTGATAAAGTGGTGGTTGGTCTAGGTAGTACAGGTGGGTGTAAGGGCCGGTCTGACATAGGTGGGGTGATcagagaaggagaaagagaaagaggtggACAGAAAGAGTGATATGGAAAAAATACCAAACGGTGATGGGAATGGTGAAGGAAAAAGATCAGGGAGAAGAAGGGGTGGCTGGTTGAAAGGCAATGGTAAAAAGGGGGGCAAAGGAGGGAAGGGTGTTGGCTGAGAGATGGGGTGGGAGGGGGGAGGTGGAAGGGTCATGAGTTCAGGGCAACCAGCTCTTGGAGTACTATCTGAACGCAGTCATTTTCCCTCTTAAAACAAGAATTGATTGGTATATTCAAATTATggagaaaaaattgttgttatctttaacaacataaattttatgtaaaaaaaaaaaaaaaaaaaagaaggtttttaacccctttttgtttgttttggaatCCATATGTCACTATTACATCTGTAGTTGCTATCAAATACAAGGATGGAATTCTTATGGCTGCTGACATGGGAGGTTAGATACTAAATCAGTTCATAATTAATTGCAATttcatatattcattttttttcttctatttatgaCTTGATTGATATCGTTCTTGGACCCCTTTGGCTGCTGAGAAATTTAAGAAagtgaataaaagaaaagaaaaagaacaagaatatagttttggttttggttttggttttggttttatattcACAAAGGCAAATTTGCTATTAATCTTCTATTTTTGACATGGTTAATGCATATTCTACTAGTGTTTTTCTCTATGATATACTTTAATTTCAAATGCTTGGACACATTCAGTCCATGGCACTTGCAAAATGCGTGAAACATGTCAAATCAAAGAATGAATGCTAGCCAAAGATGGTTACATTTTGCTTAGTGGATGATTTCTCACTTTCCCTCTCTaggacttttttatttttcttttatttttttaaagatttccATTAATTGCTTCTCTTGGAAGATAAGTTTTCTGCTAATTTTTAAGCGTCCCTCTTGTATAATCATGGTGTGCTTTGGAGACATGCCccttttggtctttttttaatgaagttaTGTTACTTGAATTTATTAAGTCTTTGATTTTCCTGTTCgaccatggtttttttttttttttttttaccttgtgGCTGACCATTCCATATTggtggattttattattattattttgtgctTTCTTTCCAGTTTTGTAAATACTATCATCTATGGTATGCGTAGTGTGCAACAGATAACTTCAAAGGAGTGGCAATGTAGCACACACTCCAAAGTTTCAGCAATTCATTTGGGAGTCAGGGTTAGGGTGGTTGTACATTGTGTTTGCTGATTTGAGGGCAACTAATTCTTCTGCCTTAGATCCCAGATATAGACATGGCAATTTATTTTCTGTCTGAATCATATGGCAATTTGTTTACTTGTTAGATTAGTGACTAGATGTGTTCTATCACCTATGGTTACCATCATCTACCGTCAACTCTTTTCTTCCTGTTTTGGTTTTTCTATACTGCCTGAGGTGCATCTTTATTTGTGAGATATATTGTATTTCTCCTGACCCGGAATTGCTATTAACTTGTTCCAGAACTTCTGATTTTGGATGTCATGACTTATTAGAAACATTTTAGGATATGCACTTTTTTGTGCTCATCTATAACAATTAGATACTTTTCTATTGGTTTTTCATTATCATGTATGGATTAATTGGCAGGTTCTTATGGATATACCTTGCGATACAAGAGTGTTGAGCGATTGAAGCCAATTGGAAAACATTCTCTTCTTAGTGCAAGTGGAGAAATTAGTGATTTTCAGGAGATTCTACGTTATCTTGATGAGCTAATGTACGCAGGTTGTTTAAGAGGAAAAAAGTACTTGGAAAGTAGCAAAAGTTGGAACATCACAATTTTTGTCCTTCCTTGTTATCTTTTCTGGGTATTTGTGTTTGCTTGTATTGTTTTCTACTTGCTAAGTGATTGTTGGTATCGGGGATTATTTTTGCAGTCTATATGACAACATGTGGGATGACAGGAACTCTTTAGGTCCTAAAGAGGTGCACAGCTATTTAACCCGAGTGATGTATAATAGGCGTAACAAGTTTAATCCACTATGGAATTCACTTATACTTGGTGGAGTGAAAAATGGACAGAAATACCTTGGCATGGTAAACCTCAACTACACCTTTTAATCGTTGCAGAACTGTAAGCAATTTGCATTTAAGGATATTAATCAATCTGTAATTTGTGATTCTTATCCAGGTCAGCATGATAGGCGTAAATTTTGAGGACAACCATGTGGCCACTGGATTTGGGAATCACCTTGCAAGGCCAATTCTTCGTGATGAGTGGCATAATAACCTGAGCTTTGAGGATGGTGTTAAGTTGCTGGAGAAATGCATGCGTGTACTTCTATATTGTGATACTACTGCTGTCAACAAGCTCCAGGTTTGGTTCCTCATTATTGTTCACTTAATGGTTTCTGTTACATACCAAAACTCTTAGTGTATAAGTAATGGGCTATGCAACGATATAGCATGTAACATAATCTTTTTCTAGTTGTTTGACCTGTCAGCGAAGCGAAGATTGTAGTTTCACTGGTTTCCACAACTTCTCTGCATgctttgttgtttctttcttattcttcttcttctctctctttttggtttATGCTCATCaaatttttgatcattttgtgTCCATTTTTTGGGGTGAAATTTGTATATATTCCACACGATTTTAAATCATTTAGTTTTATTATCTTTTGAAATTGTAACtttaagagcatttgcagcagtggagctaaaaaactataatgctattttagctccaccaatataGCAAAAAAGGCTTGCAATAGTGGAgccaaattcataaaatttagctgatttgctacagtgcacatctacctatagatgtgcactgtagcactcatctaaaaaaaaaaatattttttttaatccaacacccgattaaaataataaaactcaccttatttttttcattcttttattctaTATCTCCACTGTGCACTCATCAGATcactcatctctctcactcatcAAGCACTCATCACCGTGGCCGTCTcagcccagcccagcccacgccgtcgcaagctctcatctctctcactcatcAAGCTCTCCACGCTGTCACCGTCCCAGCCCAGCCCACGCCGTCCGTCGCTGTCCCAGCCCAGCTCACGTCGTcgcaagctctcatctctctcactcatcaagctctcatctcactcatctctctcttttcttttgtagtgaattttttcatggcttaatttttctgggtttagtGTTATTTTGTGGTGAAAAATGGTGTTGTTGCTATGTTGATTTGGGTAAatggtgttattttttttgctttttttgttgGGTATAACATCTAAATGGAGGAATgtattgggaattttctgtttgCAGGAATTTGTTGTGTGGTTTCTATGGTCTCTGTAATTTGTGCAGGGAAGTTTACATGTTTGGGTGGTCActgtaatttgttgtgttgcACAAAACCACATGAATGTATTGGGTCACTGTAATTTGTTGTGTGGTCTCCGTAATATAAATGTCTCTGTAATATAAATCACAAAGCTCTTGGTGACATTTGAGAAAGTAATTAATTCAAATCATTAtagctaattttattttgggttttataatttctttggCGAAAAGCAGACAATTTGAACTTTCATACATTATAGGCTTTCCTAAATTCGGTGAATTAGAAATGCTAATAGACAGGACCTACAGTACACAGAAAGTCCAGCTTACACATCTTTTCACCATGGTAAATTAAGCCCATCAATCCTATGTAGGAATAAAATAGTTAGCAAATAATTTATGTCCCTATATCAACCAAATACGAGGATTCtgaaagccttttttttttttgggaggatTCTGAAAGCCTAATGCTCACAACTGACCCCTAATTTGAAATGCCAGCattctagaacaaagaaacTGTAAAAGATTACTTGAAGCATTGAGCTAGTATTTTCCACCATTACATACTATTGCAAGCTTGTTGCTCCAATCCTAGTAAAATTTGATGGGAGAAATTGAAATGTAATATAAATGTATAAATGTATACACTAATGCATATCTCTATAAGCATTACATACTATAAGCACTAATGCATATCTCTATAATTTGTCTATAAATGTAAGATAAATGTCTctgtaatttgttgtgttgataTAAATGTTAGTTTGGAAATTTTCTGTGTGCAGggaagtttatatatattttttctaattttatggagTCACATAGGGACACAAAGTTACATAGAGACCTAACATTTATCACGGGTATCATGAACGGGGATATAGAAATTGACTCACAATTTTTGGAAACGTCTCAAAATACTCCTGTGTCAGTTTCTGATTCTCCACCTCCACCTTCACCACAAGTTGAAAATTACTCTTCTACAAAAGGAAAACGGGGCTCTAACTTTACTGTAGAGGAAGATAAACTCTTAGTGGCAGCATGACTCAATACTAGTGCTGATGCCATAAACAGTAatgaacaaacacaaaatacctGTAGTCAAAAAGTTTGAGAATATTTTATGCAGTACAATACATCCGGTACCACACATACTGTTATCTCCTTGCTAAGTCATTGGGGTACGATTAGTGAAAAGACAAATAAGTTTGCTGGGTGTATGGCTTAAATTAACGCACTTCATCAAAGTAGTATAACCGAAGAAGATaaggtataaattatattacaatagTGTTAACATGTCCATTCACCAATAGTTTGGAGATATTAATCATGTTatatttgtttcaattttttttagattaccAATGCGAAGGCTTTGTATTTAGAGAAGCACAAGAAACCCTTTCTTCTTGACCATTGTTGGCTCATGTTAAAGGACCAACCAAAGTTTGCCGATCCTAACAGTGCTAGATTGAGATCATCCGTGCCTCCAACTTTAGAGGCAATATCTATTAGTGAAGGGGATTGTGGGTCCGGACTTGGTGACACTTCCAATTTTGAGAGACCTATTGGTAGGAAGGCCAAAAAGGCCATCCCAAAGAACAAAGCCACTGGAAAAGATGTAGGGgaatatttgaagaaaaaattgaaattgattgaaGATGTAACTCGGTTGGAAGAGGAAAAAATGTCTTTTGAGAGGGAAAAACTTGAGATTGAAAAGGAAAGtagggaagaaaaacttaagattgagaaggaaagaatgatgATTGAGGAGAAAAAATGTGAGCGGGAAGAAAggttagaggaagagagaatcATGATGATAGATACAAGTGGCTTAACCAGAACACAAAAAGCTTTTTATGAACAACTCCAAGAGGAAATCATGGCAAAACGAAGATCACGTAATTAATGGGTTTAATTGTACTTTGGATGTAGTTTAgacttttatgtattttgtagtGGCTTATGTCACTTGATGAATTATCTTAAactatatgtatgtatttgtgTTGTGACTTGAAGTGTAATCTAACAAAGACTTTGAAGTGcaatcttttttatcttttgttaaatTCCATTTGATCTTGTAATAGGCATTGATATAATTCTTTGATCCAATGAAACTATTATTTGATCAACTATAAGTATTACAGCCACTATGAGTGcctattatatattttgctaTTATATATCTTGCTGTTACAGCCACTATGAGTGTCTTTCATCCAATTATTTCTATTCATTGAACATTCCTAGTATCATATGCTTGGTTTTGAGATGACAGGTTTTAGAATAAATCTATGAACAATGAGCATTCATAGTatttccaagtttttttttttttagatgtatgtgtttgtgttgtgaTTTGTGCGTGAAttagttatatttattttgttgtggtTTATGTCACTTGATTTTAATCTTGCATCTATAGTAATAATTGATTTCCAATTGTCTTGAAGATTGCATCCATGAATCACTATTTGTTTCGCAAGTTCCTTCTTGATGACTCAGATGAAGATGAGATAATCGAAGAATTTGTTGTGGAAGCATCACAACCTAAGCGTCATCGTCGTTCTATCCATCGTAATCATTTGGTAGGCCATGAGAGgctttttcttgattattttgcTCCCAC
The Quercus lobata isolate SW786 chromosome 10, ValleyOak3.0 Primary Assembly, whole genome shotgun sequence DNA segment above includes these coding regions:
- the LOC115965719 gene encoding proteasome subunit beta type-4-like is translated as MAADMGGSYGYTLRYKSVERLKPIGKHSLLSASGEISDFQEILRYLDELILYDNMWDDRNSLGPKEVHSYLTRVMYNRRNKFNPLWNSLILGGVKNGQKYLGMVSMIGVNFEDNHVATGFGNHLARPILRDEWHNNLSFEDGVKLLEKCMRVLLYCDTTAVNKLQIAKITEEGVTISQPYSLKTFWG